The following coding sequences are from one Sylvia atricapilla isolate bSylAtr1 chromosome 23, bSylAtr1.pri, whole genome shotgun sequence window:
- the STT3A gene encoding dolichyl-diphosphooligosaccharide--protein glycosyltransferase subunit STT3A — protein sequence MTKLGFLRLSYEKQDTLLKLLILSMAAVLSFSTRLFSVLRFESVIHEFDPYFNYRTTRFLAEEGFYKFHNWFDDRAWYPLGRIIGGTIYPGLMITSAAIYHVLHFFHITIDIRNVCVFLAPLFSSFTTIVTYHLTKELKDAGAGLLAAAMIAVVPGYISRSVAGSYDNEGIAIFCMLLTYYMWIKAVKTGSIYWAAMCALAYFYMVSSWGGYVFLINLIPLHVLVLMLTGRFSHRIYVAYCTVYCLGTILSMQISFVGFQPVLSSEHMAALGVFGLCQIHAFVDYLRSKLNPQQFEILFRSVISLVGFVLLSVGAVLMLTGKISPWTGRFYSLLDPSYAKNNIPIIASVSEHQPTTWSSYYFDLQLLVFMFPVGLYYCFSNLSDARIFIIMYGVTSMYFSAVMVRLMLVLAPVMCILSGIGVSQVLSTYMKNLDISRPDKKSKKQQDSTYPIKNEVASGMILVMAFFLITYTFHSTWVTSEAYSSPSIVLSARGGDGSRIIFDDFREAYYWLRHNTPEDAKVMSWWDYGYQITAMANRTILVDNNTWNNTHISRVGQAMASTEEKAYEIMRELDVSYVLVIFGGLTGYSSDDINKFLWMVRIGGSTDTGRHIKEHDYYTPTGEFRVDREGSPVLLNCLMYKMCYYRFGQVYTEAKRPPGYDRVRNAEIGNKDFELDVLEEAYTTEHWLVRIYKVKDLDNRGLSRT from the exons CCACCCGCTTCCTGGCTGAGGAGGGCTTCTACAAATTCCACAACTGGTTTGATGACCGAGCGTGGTACCCCCTGGGCAGGATCATCGGGGGAACCATTTACCCAG GCCTGATGATCACGTCAGCAGCGATTTACCACGTGCTGCACTTCTTCCACATCACCATCGACATCCGGAATGTCTGCGTGTTCCTGGCtcccctcttctcctccttcacCACCATCGTGACTTACCACCTCACCAAAGAGCTCAAG GATGCAGGGGCAGGACTCCTCGCTGCTGCCATGATCGCTGTTGTGCCTGGATACATCTCTCGATCTGTTGCTGGCTCCTATGATAATGAAG GTATCGCCATATTCTGCATGCTCTTGACCTACTACATGTGGATCAAGGCCGTCAAAACTGGCTCCATCTATTGGGCAGCCATGTGTGCCCTCGCCTACTTCTACATG GTCTCCTCGTGGGGCGGCTACGTCTTCCTGATCAACCTCATCCCCTTGCACGTCCTGGTGCTGATGCTCACCGGGCGCTTCTCCCACAGGATCTACGTAGCCTACTGCACAGTCTACTGCTTGGGAACCATCCTCTCCATGCAGATCTCCTTTGTTGGCTTCCAG CCTGTCCTCTCCTCGGAGCACATGGCTGCCCTTGGAGTCTTTGGCTTGTGCCAGATCCATGCCTTCGTGGACTACCTCCGGAGCAAGCTGAACCCACAGCAGTTCGAAATCCTCTTCAGGAGCGTCATTTCCCTGGTTGGCTTCGTCCTCCTCTCCGTTGGGGCTGTGCTGATGCTCACAG GGAAAATCTCCCCATGGACGGGGCGTTTCTATTCCCTGCTGGACCCTTCCTACGCCAAGAACAACATCCCCATCATCGCTTCTGTCTCTGAGCACCAGCCCACCACTTGGTCCTCCTACTACTTCGACCTGCAGCTCCTTGTTTTCATGTTCCCAG TTGGTCTCTACTACTGCTTCAGCAACCTCTCAGACGCCCGTATCTTCATCATCATGTACGGCGTGACCAGCATGTACTTCTCAGCTGTCATG GTGCGTCTCATGCTGGTGCTGGCTCCAGTGATGTGCATCCTTTCTGGCATCGGGGTCTCTCAGGTGTTGTCCACCTACATGAAGAACCTGGATATCAGCCGGCCAGAcaagaagagcaaaaagcagCAAGACTCCACCTACCCCATTAAAAATGAG GTTGCCAGCGGCATGATCCTGGTCATGGCGTTCTTCCTGATCACCTACACCTTCCACTCCACCTGGGTGACCAGCGAGGCCTATTCCTCCCCCTCCATCGTTCTCTCTGCCCGTGGTGGGGACGGCAGCAGGATCATCTTTGATGACTTCCGAGAAGCTTATTACTGGCTGCGGCACAACACACCAGAG GACGCCAAGGTAATGTCCTGGTGGGACTACGGGTACCAGATCACTGCCATGGCCAACCGGACCATCCTGGTGGACAACAACACCTGGAACAACACGCACATCTCCCGCGTCGGCCAG GCCATGGCATCGACAGAGGAGAAAGCCTACGAGATCATGAGAGAGCTGGACGTCAGCTATGTGCTGGTCATCTTTGGCGGCCTCACCGGCTACTCATCGGACG ACATCAACAAGTTCCTGTGGATGGTGCGGATCGGGGGGAGCACGGACACGGGGCGCCACATCAAGGAGCACGACTATTACACCCCCACGGGGGAGTTCCGAGTGGACCGCGAGGGCTCCCCGGTGCTGCTCAACTGCCTCATGTACAAGATGTGCTACTACCGCTTTGGCCAGGTCTACACTGAGGCCA AGCGACCGCCAGGCTACGACCGCGTGAGGAACGCTGAAATCGGCAACAAGGACTTTGAGCTGGATGTGCTGGAGGAGGCGTACACCACAGAGCACTGGCTGGTCCGAATATACAAG GTGAAGGATTTGGACAACCGCGGGTTGTCAAGGACGTAG
- the CHEK1 gene encoding serine/threonine-protein kinase Chk1 produces MAVPFVEDWDLVQTLGEGAYGEVQLAVNRRTEEAVAVKIVDMKRAAECPENIKKEICINKMLSHENVVRFYGHRREGATQYLFLEYCRGGELFDRIEPDVGMPEPEAQRFFQQLIAGVVYLHSIGITHRDLKPENLLLDERDNLKISDFGLATVFRHNGRERLLNKMCGTLPYVAPELLRRPEFRAEPVDVWACGVVLTAMLAGELPWDQPSDSCQEYSDWKEKKTYLPPWKKIDSAPLALLHKILTESPTARITIPDIQKDRWYSRPLKKDVKRARLSSGGVTDSPGGFSKHIRSDTDFSPVKGALGEDKASYSTSQPEPGTGGMPWESGTGSIDQLVQGFSFSQPACPEHMLVNSQLLGTPGSSQSPWQRLVKRMTRFFTKLDADGSYRALKEVCEKMGYGWKMSCTNQVTISTTDRRNNKLIFKVNLVEMESKILVDFRLSKGDGLEFKRHFLKIKAKLSDIVSTHKVWLPGT; encoded by the exons aTGGCGGTGCCCTTCGTGGAGGACTGGGACCTGGTGCAGACGCTGGGCGAAGGCGCCTACGGGGA GGTGCAGCTGGCCGTGAATCGCCGCACTGAGGAGGCCGTGGCCGTGAAAATCGTGGACATGAAGCGTGCGGCCGAGTGCCCGGAGAACATCAAGAAGGAAATCTGCATCAACAAGATGCTGAGCCACGAAAATGTCGTCCGGTTCTACGGACACCGGCGGGAGGGGGCCACACAGTACCTGTTCCTGGAATACTGCCGTGGTGGAGAGCTCTTCGACCGCATCG AGCCAGATGTTGGGATGCCAGAGCCGGAGGCGCAGCGGTTCTTCCAGCAGCTGATTGCTGGCGTG GTGTATCTGCACAGCATCGGCATCACCCACCGCGACCTGAAGCCAGAGAACCTGCTGCTGGATGAGCGAG ACAACTTGAAGATCTCGGATTTCGGCCTGGCCACGGTGTTCCGGCACAACGGGCGGGAGCGGCTGCTGAACAAGATGTGTGGGACCCTGCCCTACGTGGCCCCCGAGCTGCTGCGGCGCCCCGAATTCCGCGCCGAGCCCGTCGACGTCTGGGCCTGCGGCGTGGTGCTGACTGCCATGCTGGCCGGAG agctgccctgggaccAGCCCAGCGACAGCTGCCAGGAATACAGCGactggaaggagaagaaaacctACCTCCCACCTTGGAAGAAGATTGATTCGGCTCCCTTGG cactgctgcacaaGATCCTCACGGAGAGCCCGACAGCGAGGATCACCATTCCTGACATCCAGAAGGACCGGTGGTACAGCAGGCCCCTCAAAAAGG ATGTCAAGCGGGCTCGGCTCTCCTCAGGGGGGGTCACCGACTCCCCTGGAGGCTTCTCCAAGCACATCCGATCTGATACAGACTTCTCACCGGTGAAGGGAGCACTGGG TGAGGACAAGGCAAGCTATTCCACGTCACAGCCGGAGCCCGGCACAGGCGGGATGCCTTGGGAGAGTGGCACGGGGAGCATCGACCAGCTGGTGCAGGGCTTCAGCTTCTCGCAGCCCGCCTGCCCCGAGCACATGCTGGTCAACAGCCAACTCCTGGGCACCCCAGGCTCCTCCCAG AGCCCGTGGCAGCGGCTGGTGAAGCGGATGACGCGGTTCTTCACCAAGCTGGACGCCGACGGCTCTTACCGCGCGCTGAAGGAGGTGTGTGAGAAGATGGGATACGGGTGGAAGATGAGCTGCACCAACCAG GTCACCATCTCGACCACAGACAGGAGGAACAACAAACTCATCTTCAAGGTGAACCTGGTGGAGATGGAGAGCAAGATTTTGGTGGATTTTCGGCTGTCCAAG GGCGATGGCCTGGAGTTCAAGAGGCATTTCCTGAAGATCAAGGCCAAGCTCAGCGACATCGTCAGCACCCATAAAGTCTGGCTGCCTGGCACCTGA